A single region of the Chloroflexota bacterium genome encodes:
- a CDS encoding DNRLRE domain-containing protein produces the protein MKRLIVLFIIFALLLVASLLVGIPVMAQGPTILEVSAPKQLTMDAHYERNPSVFRAYDGTFWLFFVRANSATPHVRPGYDPDSDSYDIYYMTSTDQGNTWSTPTKIPRASTNQRSVAAFQDGIGNIWVFVSGFGGSDKKIRYYKYSAGTWSGPTLVSNTMLANHIDALVARDGKIWIFFEATDSSCDAIYSANGGLTWSSRIHVAGPYGGVPRAIQASNGMFNVVYTNADKIWLTTSSTGMAGTWSTPVQIVDGGASPNFDYDPVLYQVGGSYGLFWAPWSDPGAGGTDRQQIRVITSLDGSVWSVPRRITSGGYKSTVWWDMWPDALVDGSTVYLFYGSEKNGSARGDGNIFMFKVTWDLSRDHFEAIQPAIDAAASPDIVNVAPGMYAENLLVNKAVILNGPNAGINPNTSSRGPEAVLVPEVNNTANGIIVDVVSSTVTIDGFTIDGDNPNLSGGISLNGIDANARSGIENNSTLVSNITIRNNILKNLIRGICLSGLDVGSSGNYIQNNLLDNMPSSSPLGRAILMPDSFYAEVSGNVLTRVYVGIQVDDVSVAGSPALIRNNRIQSYRLGIWLHDHYGSASPFTVRDNELTTVLGAANNTGLWLTSIRDTASITALDNNISGAYAGIEAWYIATTGGVTITGGTLEGNNFGVWLHNYSVQSEVSGDAPAASQLLVSGTTIRNSGTAGVRVHDHASGTKNVTLNLRGGAVVQGSPYGALVQGSQASLDARECTFAGNTTGIDITNGSATIRNSFVTGNNAGVLLHSGTAHVNLNNLAGNSGLAVNHLLGTLTDASGNWWGSNEQMDVANKAGTSVDYTPWLDSGTDIDPAPGFQGDFSVLYVDDNSPQTGGTGRITEGVNLVSGSIVYVLPGTYGETLTFAAGFDKNNVTVLGDATSRPIVTGGVRMAMNSSISGLTLQNLYLKGDGGSNKVINCTNTGANNNFTLDNCVIDGENVADRHGLAGRRFGDNLTITNNEFKNLLGWAVLDVNFGFGASEEGDLPLNIVTFGDNYVHNCDGLVALRGRAAAKTRAVSIYGNRFAYIRNNNVPFGTWAALIVNYALDLNVYNNRIQHVSRRDAIGGRADAMKLWKNDSVDIYGNIITGNYAGIYFPGGTYAGSLAGVEIHGNVLCGNSQFELRAESDNVGTADAEGNWWGTNSPGSGEVQGPVDYTPYITWSISADPPEVVPTTGTSNIVLTYNYAAGYTVPDGHVIDWSTSLGSVSPITSTTLNGVASTVLTGSGSTGLATVTANDSCHSIQTQVQFRNPTRTPTATATTTATNTPTPTHTGTPTDTPTPTQTPTQTPTPTQTFTPAPITTVVIQRGTLGNSEDTTIEQYNPNNNYCLDGVVRIGYGQQFSILMRFDLAPHVPPGANIISARLEVFTVGWSGSGSTLVIGPYAVLRGVNMCQATWNQAQTGVPWGQPGCNDTVTDRRPNPETTLVVDGFNRWYSFDITSLVQQWVNGALVNNGVLLRASDGRYSFYFASAEHGTTSIRPRLVVVYGDIGAPSTATPTPTQTPIPTQTLTPTPTPTGIVITPTPTATPTITATPGGVTQITIQKGTFGDSEDTYIYMYAPDTNYYNAIDLKVGWKQLYAAVLRFDLSPIPGGATIDSARLELYASAWSGADATIGVYAILRNVTLSQLTWNVAQAGNPWALPGCNNTLTDRRPNPESTVTTSGPHKWYSFDVTSLVQQWVNGSLPNNGVLLRADYATSSFHFASNENTLYGHPRLVVNYH, from the coding sequence ATGAAAAGGCTAATAGTGCTCTTCATTATCTTCGCTCTGCTGCTCGTCGCCTCTTTGCTGGTGGGTATCCCGGTCATGGCCCAGGGACCGACCATCCTCGAGGTCAGCGCACCAAAGCAACTCACTATGGACGCACACTACGAGCGCAACCCTAGCGTCTTCAGAGCCTATGATGGCACTTTCTGGCTCTTCTTTGTACGGGCGAATTCCGCCACCCCGCACGTGCGGCCAGGGTACGATCCTGACAGCGATAGTTACGATATTTACTACATGACTTCGACCGATCAGGGCAATACCTGGTCCACTCCCACCAAGATACCACGGGCCTCAACCAACCAGCGTAGTGTGGCCGCCTTTCAGGATGGCATAGGCAATATCTGGGTGTTCGTCAGCGGCTTTGGGGGTTCGGACAAAAAGATCCGCTATTACAAATATTCCGCTGGCACCTGGAGTGGCCCAACCTTGGTTTCCAATACCATGCTCGCCAACCATATTGACGCGCTCGTGGCCCGTGATGGCAAAATCTGGATATTCTTCGAGGCAACAGATTCTTCCTGTGACGCCATCTACTCTGCTAACGGCGGTCTGACCTGGTCTTCGCGCATCCACGTGGCAGGGCCTTACGGTGGAGTGCCTAGAGCAATACAGGCAAGCAATGGCATGTTCAACGTGGTGTATACCAACGCCGACAAGATTTGGCTCACTACTTCTTCCACCGGCATGGCCGGCACATGGTCCACGCCCGTGCAGATAGTAGATGGCGGGGCTAGCCCCAATTTCGACTACGATCCTGTCCTCTATCAGGTGGGCGGAAGTTACGGGTTGTTCTGGGCACCGTGGAGCGATCCAGGGGCTGGAGGAACAGATCGCCAACAAATCAGGGTCATCACTTCTCTCGATGGCAGCGTTTGGTCAGTTCCGCGCCGCATTACCAGTGGGGGCTACAAGTCCACGGTCTGGTGGGACATGTGGCCGGATGCCCTGGTAGATGGCTCCACCGTGTACCTTTTCTATGGCTCGGAGAAGAATGGCAGTGCCAGAGGCGATGGCAATATCTTCATGTTCAAGGTTACTTGGGATCTCAGCCGCGACCACTTCGAGGCTATCCAACCAGCCATAGATGCCGCCGCTAGCCCGGACATCGTCAACGTAGCGCCAGGCATGTATGCCGAGAACCTCCTGGTGAACAAAGCGGTGATCTTGAACGGGCCGAACGCCGGCATCAACCCCAACACGAGCAGCCGTGGGCCTGAAGCCGTGCTTGTCCCGGAGGTCAACAACACCGCCAATGGCATTATCGTAGATGTGGTGAGCAGCACGGTCACCATAGACGGATTCACCATTGACGGCGACAACCCCAACCTCAGCGGGGGCATTTCCCTGAATGGCATAGATGCCAATGCCCGTTCCGGCATCGAGAACAACTCCACACTCGTGAGCAATATCACCATACGCAACAATATCCTCAAGAACCTCATCCGTGGCATTTGTCTCAGTGGCTTGGATGTCGGGTCATCCGGCAACTATATCCAGAACAACCTATTGGACAACATGCCCTCTTCCTCGCCCTTGGGACGCGCCATCCTCATGCCAGACAGTTTCTACGCTGAGGTCTCCGGCAATGTGCTGACCCGCGTTTACGTGGGCATTCAGGTGGATGATGTGAGCGTGGCCGGCTCACCAGCGCTCATCCGCAACAACCGCATCCAGTCCTATCGCCTTGGCATCTGGCTCCATGACCACTATGGCAGCGCTTCGCCCTTCACCGTGCGCGATAACGAGCTGACCACCGTCCTTGGCGCCGCGAACAACACCGGTTTGTGGCTGACTTCCATCCGCGACACAGCCAGCATAACTGCGCTCGACAACAACATCAGCGGTGCCTATGCCGGCATCGAAGCTTGGTACATCGCCACTACGGGCGGAGTGACGATCACCGGTGGCACGCTGGAGGGCAACAACTTTGGGGTATGGTTGCACAACTACAGTGTCCAGAGCGAAGTCTCCGGAGATGCACCGGCAGCCAGTCAGCTCCTGGTGAGCGGTACGACCATCCGCAATTCGGGCACTGCGGGAGTGCGGGTGCACGATCATGCCTCGGGTACGAAAAACGTTACGCTGAACCTGCGAGGTGGGGCAGTTGTTCAAGGCAGCCCCTATGGTGCCTTGGTGCAGGGCTCGCAGGCCTCGCTCGACGCCCGCGAATGCACCTTCGCAGGCAATACCACAGGAATTGACATAACTAACGGATCGGCCACCATCAGGAACAGTTTTGTCACGGGCAACAATGCCGGCGTGCTCCTGCATTCGGGCACAGCCCACGTGAATTTGAACAACCTGGCAGGCAACAGCGGGCTGGCAGTGAACCATCTCCTGGGCACGCTGACGGATGCCTCCGGCAACTGGTGGGGCAGTAACGAACAGATGGATGTGGCAAACAAGGCAGGCACCAGCGTGGATTATACACCCTGGCTGGATTCGGGCACGGATATAGACCCTGCGCCTGGCTTTCAGGGAGATTTCTCCGTGCTGTACGTGGATGACAACAGTCCGCAAACCGGTGGCACTGGACGTATCACAGAGGGCGTGAATCTAGTCTCGGGCAGTATCGTGTATGTGTTGCCCGGAACGTATGGCGAAACGCTCACTTTCGCCGCTGGGTTCGACAAGAACAACGTAACCGTCCTCGGCGATGCAACAAGCCGTCCCATTGTCACCGGCGGAGTGCGCATGGCGATGAACAGCTCCATCAGTGGCCTCACGTTGCAAAATCTCTATCTCAAAGGCGATGGCGGCTCCAATAAGGTCATCAACTGCACCAACACTGGCGCCAACAACAACTTTACTCTGGACAATTGCGTCATTGATGGGGAGAATGTGGCCGATCGGCATGGCCTGGCCGGGAGGCGCTTTGGAGACAACCTGACCATCACCAACAACGAGTTCAAGAATCTCCTGGGTTGGGCTGTGCTGGACGTGAACTTTGGCTTTGGCGCAAGCGAAGAGGGGGATTTGCCTCTGAACATCGTTACCTTTGGCGATAACTATGTGCACAATTGCGATGGTCTCGTCGCACTGCGCGGACGTGCTGCAGCCAAGACCAGAGCGGTAAGCATCTACGGCAATCGCTTTGCCTACATCCGCAACAACAATGTCCCATTTGGCACCTGGGCAGCGTTGATTGTGAACTATGCGCTCGACCTGAATGTGTACAACAACAGGATTCAGCACGTTTCCCGCCGTGACGCCATCGGAGGACGAGCGGATGCCATGAAGCTCTGGAAGAACGACAGCGTGGATATCTACGGCAACATCATCACCGGCAACTACGCAGGGATCTATTTCCCAGGAGGGACTTATGCTGGCAGCCTGGCTGGGGTCGAAATCCACGGCAATGTGCTCTGCGGAAACAGCCAATTTGAACTGCGTGCCGAGTCCGATAACGTTGGTACTGCTGATGCCGAAGGCAACTGGTGGGGCACGAACAGCCCAGGATCTGGGGAAGTGCAGGGCCCCGTGGACTATACCCCCTATATTACCTGGAGCATCAGTGCTGATCCCCCGGAGGTAGTGCCTACTACCGGCACTTCCAATATTGTGCTCACCTACAATTATGCCGCCGGCTACACCGTTCCCGATGGCCATGTGATAGATTGGAGCACCTCGCTCGGCAGCGTCAGCCCCATCACTTCGACCACTCTCAATGGTGTGGCGAGCACGGTGCTCACCGGCAGTGGGAGCACGGGCTTGGCGACGGTCACCGCCAACGATTCGTGCCATTCCATCCAGACACAGGTCCAGTTCCGCAATCCAACGCGCACGCCAACCGCTACGGCCACTACGACGGCAACCAACACGCCCACGCCAACCCATACCGGTACTCCGACAGACACGCCTACGCCAACGCAAACGCCTACGCAGACGCCCACGCCAACGCAAACGTTCACGCCTGCCCCCATCACGACCGTCGTCATTCAGAGGGGCACGCTGGGCAACAGCGAGGACACGACCATAGAACAGTACAACCCGAACAACAACTATTGTCTGGATGGTGTTGTGCGCATTGGCTACGGGCAGCAGTTCTCCATCCTGATGCGCTTCGACCTCGCTCCCCATGTTCCGCCGGGTGCCAATATCATCTCAGCCAGGTTGGAAGTCTTTACTGTGGGCTGGAGTGGCAGTGGTTCGACCTTGGTGATAGGGCCCTATGCCGTGCTGCGTGGGGTGAACATGTGTCAGGCCACTTGGAACCAAGCCCAGACGGGTGTGCCTTGGGGACAGCCAGGTTGCAACGACACCGTTACCGACCGCCGTCCCAATCCTGAGACTACCTTGGTTGTGGATGGCTTCAACCGTTGGTACAGTTTTGACATCACCAGTTTGGTGCAGCAGTGGGTCAATGGTGCGTTGGTGAACAATGGCGTGTTGCTGCGCGCTTCGGATGGGAGGTATTCCTTCTATTTCGCCAGCGCTGAGCACGGCACAACTAGCATACGACCCAGGCTTGTGGTGGTGTACGGGGATATTGGCGCACCATCCACGGCCACGCCCACTCCCACGCAAACTCCTATACCTACTCAGACGCTCACGCCTACTCCGACGCCCACGGGCATAGTCATCACTCCGACGCCCACGGCCACGCCAACCATTACCGCTACGCCTGGTGGAGTAACCCAGATCACGATCCAGAAGGGCACCTTTGGGGATAGCGAAGATACCTATATCTACATGTATGCGCCGGACACCAACTACTACAACGCTATTGATCTCAAGGTGGGTTGGAAGCAATTGTACGCGGCGGTTCTGCGCTTTGATCTGTCGCCCATTCCCGGGGGCGCCACTATTGACTCTGCCAGGCTCGAACTCTATGCCAGTGCGTGGAGTGGCGCGGACGCAACCATTGGCGTGTACGCTATCTTGCGCAATGTGACTCTGAGCCAACTCACCTGGAACGTGGCACAGGCAGGCAATCCGTGGGCACTGCCTGGCTGCAATAACACGCTCACCGATCGGCGTCCGAATCCGGAGAGCACCGTCACTACCAGTGGTCCGCACAAATGGTATTCCTTCGACGTGACCAGTCTCGTGCAGCAGTGGGTGAATGGCAGCCTACCCAACAATGGCGTGCTGTTGCGCGCGGATTACGCCACTAGTTCGTTCCACTTTGCCAGCAACGAAAACACCCTCTACGGCCATCCTAGGTTGGTCGTCAACTACCACTGA
- a CDS encoding zinc metallopeptidase — MFFWDPMYLVFALPALLLGMWAQMRVQSAYNRYLRVANARGLTGLQAAEYLLRAQGLGHVSVEGTPGQLTDHYDPRSKTLRLSREVAYGRSLAGLSIVAHEVGHAVQDHTNYGPLKLRSGIVPMVQVSAYLGPILFVIGLVMQSMGLAWLGVLLFSASAVFAVLTLPVEKNASQRALQMLTTNGLIVRGEEETGARAVLDAAALTYVAALAQVISTLLYYVFLLGGMSRRRD; from the coding sequence ATGTTTTTCTGGGATCCAATGTATCTGGTCTTTGCGTTGCCGGCGCTTCTGCTGGGCATGTGGGCGCAGATGCGCGTGCAGAGCGCTTATAACCGCTACCTGCGCGTGGCCAATGCGCGTGGACTGACCGGCTTGCAAGCTGCCGAGTACCTGCTGCGTGCGCAGGGTCTGGGGCATGTGTCCGTCGAGGGCACGCCCGGGCAATTGACCGACCACTATGATCCACGTAGCAAGACGCTGCGCCTGTCGCGGGAGGTGGCTTACGGGCGCTCCCTAGCCGGGCTGAGCATCGTCGCCCATGAAGTGGGTCATGCCGTGCAGGACCATACCAACTATGGTCCGCTCAAACTGCGTTCGGGCATCGTGCCCATGGTTCAAGTCAGCGCCTATCTCGGTCCCATCCTCTTTGTCATTGGCTTGGTGATGCAGTCCATGGGACTGGCCTGGCTGGGTGTGCTTCTCTTCTCGGCCAGCGCAGTCTTTGCCGTGTTGACCCTGCCGGTGGAGAAGAATGCTAGCCAACGTGCCCTGCAGATGCTGACCACTAACGGACTGATTGTGCGTGGGGAAGAAGAAACAGGCGCCCGAGCGGTTCTGGATGCAGCCGCGCTGACCTACGTCGCAGCGCTGGCGCAGGTCATATCCACGCTCCTCTACTACGTCTTCCTGCTCGGCGGCATGTCCCGTCGCCGCGATTAG
- a CDS encoding PAS domain-containing protein, which yields MTSHRWIEEFPAAITVCDDQGIILEMNDRAAQVFAKEGGRKLIGTNLLDCHPEPARTKLKRLMETQSTNIYTIEKGGVHKLIYQSPWYENGRYRGLVELSFEIPAQVPHFIRDVSAQRSQAKEVS from the coding sequence ATGACAAGCCATCGCTGGATCGAGGAATTCCCAGCTGCCATCACCGTTTGCGATGACCAAGGCATCATCCTGGAGATGAACGATCGCGCTGCACAGGTTTTTGCCAAAGAAGGCGGCCGGAAATTGATCGGGACCAATTTGCTCGATTGCCATCCGGAGCCAGCGCGCACCAAACTCAAGCGCTTGATGGAAACGCAATCCACGAACATCTATACCATCGAGAAAGGCGGCGTGCACAAGCTCATCTACCAGTCCCCCTGGTATGAAAACGGACGGTACCGCGGACTTGTGGAATTGTCCTTTGAGATTCCTGCTCAAGTACCCCATTTCATCCGCGACGTTTCAGCACAGAGGTCACAGGCAAAGGAGGTTTCATGA
- a CDS encoding MFS transporter yields MAEESSQLNWRRNLYVVWLAEVLALMGFDAALPFLPYYVQELGITGPGQVELWTGLLYSANAISMGIMGPIWGSLSDRLGRKLMLQRAMFGGALVLGAMAFVRNVHQLLVLRVLQGAVTGTVAASFTLVAAGTPGAMRAFALGMLQMGVYLGESLGPAVGGFVADIWGYRACFLITGVLLGAGGLLVAVMVREVRASLKKEGDSFLEGLRQVLCSPGVLSVFGMRLLISSSLRAVSPMLPLFVQSLVPAEAKIASTVGVINSIYMATTAVGSVIAGRYGTRIGTRRLLLVCLVTNALCCALQGFSNSPMQLLLLRAVEGFAVGAILVALSTALADAAPDGRHGAVFGLQSSVVSLASAIGPTLGAAAAASWGLRMPFGVATLGFLLAIATMMAVGRHGRAKEGG; encoded by the coding sequence ATGGCAGAAGAGTCATCGCAGCTCAATTGGCGACGCAACTTGTACGTGGTGTGGTTGGCCGAAGTACTGGCACTCATGGGCTTTGATGCGGCACTACCCTTTTTACCCTATTATGTGCAAGAGTTGGGCATCACAGGGCCTGGGCAGGTGGAACTGTGGACTGGCTTGCTCTATTCGGCGAATGCCATCTCCATGGGCATCATGGGGCCCATCTGGGGTTCGCTGTCCGACCGCCTGGGGCGGAAACTGATGCTGCAGCGCGCCATGTTCGGCGGTGCTTTGGTCCTTGGGGCGATGGCTTTTGTGCGCAATGTCCACCAGCTTCTCGTGCTGCGCGTCTTGCAGGGTGCGGTAACAGGCACGGTGGCGGCATCCTTCACCTTGGTGGCTGCCGGCACGCCAGGTGCCATGCGCGCGTTCGCTTTGGGCATGCTGCAGATGGGCGTTTACTTGGGAGAATCGCTCGGCCCAGCGGTGGGCGGATTTGTAGCAGATATCTGGGGCTACCGGGCATGTTTCCTCATCACGGGGGTCTTACTGGGGGCAGGTGGACTGCTGGTAGCGGTGATGGTGCGCGAAGTACGAGCGAGCCTGAAGAAGGAGGGGGATTCGTTCCTGGAAGGGCTGCGTCAAGTGTTATGCTCGCCTGGGGTGCTCTCTGTGTTTGGCATGCGTCTATTGATTTCTTCCTCTTTACGTGCGGTGAGCCCCATGCTGCCCTTGTTCGTGCAATCCTTGGTGCCCGCAGAGGCAAAGATCGCCTCGACGGTGGGAGTGATCAACAGCATCTACATGGCAACTACAGCGGTCGGTTCCGTTATTGCGGGGCGCTATGGCACACGCATTGGGACGCGGAGGCTATTGCTGGTTTGCCTGGTCACGAATGCCCTTTGTTGTGCCCTGCAGGGCTTTTCCAACAGCCCAATGCAGTTGCTGCTGCTGAGAGCTGTGGAAGGTTTTGCCGTTGGAGCCATCCTGGTAGCGCTGAGCACCGCTTTGGCTGATGCTGCGCCGGATGGACGCCATGGTGCGGTCTTTGGGCTACAATCCAGCGTCGTATCGCTGGCTAGTGCCATTGGCCCAACTCTGGGCGCAGCCGCTGCGGCTTCCTGGGGATTGCGCATGCCGTTCGGGGTAGCGACGCTTGGCTTCCTACTAGCCATCGCTACTATGATGGCAGTAGGAAGGCACGGCAGAGCAAAGGAAGGCGGCTAG
- a CDS encoding ABC transporter ATP-binding protein, whose protein sequence is MNDIVIHTENLTKFYGRRRGIIDLSFEIQQGEVFGYLGPNGAGKTTTIRTLLDFIRPTRGHATIFGLDTRRGSREIRRLVGYLPGELALYNNLTGAEFLRYMGYLRGGVKWRFVEELSERLGSDLSQPIRILSHGNKQKLGLIQAFMHKPELLILDEPTLGLDPLVQQEFYRLVAEARKEGRTVFLSSHILPEVERICDRVGIIRRGKLIAVEEIATLKTRALRRLEIHFAEPVASYHFSQLSGVHDLHVTDNVVRCTIKGSVDALIKAAAQFEVINVISQEPSLEEIFLAYYNTGEGRDVA, encoded by the coding sequence ATGAACGACATCGTCATACACACGGAAAACCTGACCAAGTTCTATGGGCGGCGACGTGGCATCATTGATCTCAGTTTTGAGATTCAGCAAGGAGAAGTGTTTGGCTACCTTGGCCCCAATGGGGCGGGCAAAACGACCACCATCCGCACTCTGCTGGATTTCATCCGCCCGACGCGCGGTCATGCTACCATCTTCGGACTGGACACACGACGGGGTAGTCGTGAGATCCGCCGCCTTGTGGGCTACCTGCCCGGCGAACTGGCGCTGTACAATAACTTGACCGGCGCCGAATTCCTCCGCTATATGGGATACCTGCGTGGCGGTGTGAAATGGCGCTTTGTGGAGGAGTTGTCCGAGCGGCTAGGGTCAGACCTGTCACAGCCCATCCGCATCCTCTCGCACGGCAATAAGCAAAAGCTCGGTCTTATCCAGGCATTCATGCACAAACCAGAGTTGCTCATCCTGGACGAGCCAACGCTGGGATTGGACCCGCTGGTGCAACAGGAATTCTACCGCCTAGTAGCGGAAGCCAGAAAGGAAGGGCGAACGGTGTTCCTTTCCTCGCATATCTTGCCTGAAGTGGAACGCATCTGCGACCGCGTGGGCATCATCCGCAGGGGGAAGCTCATCGCAGTGGAGGAAATTGCCACATTGAAAACACGCGCTCTGCGCCGATTGGAGATTCACTTTGCCGAACCAGTTGCGTCCTATCATTTCTCCCAATTGAGTGGGGTTCACGATCTGCACGTGACGGACAATGTAGTGCGTTGTACCATTAAAGGGAGCGTGGATGCGCTCATCAAAGCCGCGGCACAGTTCGAGGTCATCAACGTTATCAGCCAGGAGCCAAGCCTGGAGGAGATCTTCCTGGCGTACTACAACACTGGGGAGGGGCGCGATGTTGCGTAA
- a CDS encoding ABC transporter permease subunit has protein sequence MLRNVFVKNLRDQRKAMFWWVLGLLILVMYLIWFYPGFRDRGAFVNEYIQQLPPALRATFMGELTDFTSPEGYLNTEMFFFTMPMLLLIFTIGFGSAAIAGEEERGTLDLLLANPIPRWRVVLEKWAALLVLSGALVGVVWLGVLASVQFVELEINFAYLAQAFVSLWLLSLTFGTLALALGSIRGRRGLSAGVTSALAVAAYFLNSLAPLTDTLKPYRKLSLFYYYIGADPLSNGLDVGHAAVLVGVTVMLAVVALVAFHWRDVGV, from the coding sequence ATGTTGCGTAACGTGTTCGTGAAGAATCTGCGCGATCAGCGTAAGGCCATGTTTTGGTGGGTGCTGGGTCTACTGATCCTGGTCATGTATCTTATCTGGTTCTACCCTGGCTTCCGCGATCGAGGCGCTTTCGTGAACGAGTACATCCAACAGTTGCCTCCGGCGCTGAGAGCCACTTTCATGGGTGAGCTAACCGACTTTACCTCACCAGAGGGCTATCTCAACACAGAAATGTTCTTTTTCACGATGCCCATGTTGCTCCTCATCTTCACCATTGGCTTTGGCAGTGCGGCCATTGCCGGGGAAGAGGAGCGGGGCACTTTGGATTTGCTGCTGGCCAACCCCATCCCGCGCTGGCGCGTGGTGCTGGAAAAATGGGCTGCGTTGCTTGTCCTGAGCGGCGCTTTGGTAGGGGTCGTCTGGCTTGGGGTGTTGGCGAGCGTGCAGTTTGTCGAGCTGGAGATCAACTTTGCATACCTGGCACAGGCCTTTGTGAGCCTATGGCTCCTGAGCCTGACTTTCGGCACGTTGGCCCTGGCTCTGGGCAGCATTCGTGGTAGGCGTGGGCTGAGCGCAGGCGTGACCAGCGCATTGGCAGTGGCAGCTTACTTCCTCAATTCGCTGGCGCCCCTCACGGACACGCTCAAGCCATATCGCAAGCTGTCCCTCTTCTACTACTACATCGGCGCTGACCCGCTGAGCAACGGACTCGACGTCGGTCACGCCGCGGTTCTAGTCGGGGTGACGGTCATGCTGGCCGTGGTGGCTCTGGTCGCCTTCCATTGGCGGGATGTGGGCGTGTAA
- a CDS encoding Hsp20/alpha crystallin family protein has protein sequence MSVVRWRPFEDMLSLREAMDRLFEESFVHPWRFARYGESVELPVNVWEDKDAVHVVARVPGLEPDDLDISVTGDTLTIRGRFASDAEREESKDWCWYANELWYGPFERTITLPTLVKSDKADATFKNGVLHLTIPKAEEAKPKMIKVKVAK, from the coding sequence ATGTCTGTCGTAAGATGGCGACCATTTGAGGATATGCTCAGTTTGCGCGAGGCTATGGATCGCCTGTTTGAGGAGAGCTTTGTCCATCCCTGGCGTTTCGCTCGTTACGGCGAAAGCGTAGAACTGCCGGTCAATGTCTGGGAAGATAAGGATGCCGTGCACGTAGTGGCGCGCGTCCCTGGTCTGGAGCCTGACGACCTGGATATTTCCGTCACCGGTGATACGCTCACCATCCGCGGGCGATTTGCCAGCGATGCGGAGCGCGAGGAAAGCAAGGATTGGTGCTGGTACGCCAACGAACTGTGGTATGGGCCTTTTGAGCGCACGATCACTCTGCCCACCTTGGTGAAGTCTGACAAGGCCGATGCTACATTCAAGAACGGTGTCCTGCATCTGACCATCCCCAAGGCTGAGGAAGCCAAGCCAAAGATGATCAAGGTCAAGGTGGCCAAGTAA